A genomic segment from Verrucomicrobiia bacterium encodes:
- a CDS encoding RNA polymerase sigma factor, with protein MDDTQSFEAFMLDHQNMVFGTAVRLLANRSEAEDIAQDVFLKAFHHFENLRDNPSAGGWLRTVVTNLCLNHLTRYRSRWNLFTEWRSSDGEELGPAAEMTAPSDPLSEIAAAEQNELLEQALQKLPDSQRVPIVLFHLENHSYEQIAAELGISLGKVKTDIFRGREALRKVLQRKTGFSEIVRT; from the coding sequence ATGGACGACACGCAATCATTCGAGGCGTTCATGCTTGATCACCAGAACATGGTGTTTGGCACCGCAGTGCGCCTGCTCGCGAATCGATCCGAGGCAGAAGACATCGCACAGGATGTTTTCCTCAAGGCATTCCATCATTTCGAAAACCTGCGGGACAATCCATCGGCAGGCGGTTGGCTGCGGACTGTCGTCACAAACCTTTGCCTGAACCACCTCACGCGTTATCGCTCACGCTGGAACTTGTTCACGGAATGGCGATCCAGCGATGGCGAGGAGCTTGGACCTGCCGCTGAGATGACGGCACCGAGCGATCCGCTTTCTGAAATCGCAGCCGCAGAACAGAACGAATTACTCGAGCAAGCGTTGCAGAAACTTCCCGATTCGCAGCGGGTGCCCATTGTTCTCTTCCATCTGGAGAATCATTCGTATGAGCAAATAGCCGCCGAGCTCGGGATTTCTCTTGGCAAGGTGAAAACCGACATATTCCGGGGGCGCGAAGCGCTGCGGAAGGTGCTGCAAAGAAAAACCGGGTTTTCGGAAATCGTCCGCACATGA
- a CDS encoding substrate-binding domain-containing protein, whose translation MRFLLSALASCFLFGSTFVNNAADKVTLAAIPKSTGGEFWETVAKGARQAAADLGVTLKWEGTVTETEIAEQNKIIENMVNLGVDGIALAPLNQRAMRKQVENAVKAGIPVVVFDSGVDGTAHSSYVATDNKNGGVIGARELIRLIGDKPGAQVMCMRFVQGTGSTEARSEGFIQTIKASGLKVAADPYPDTGTIEGCKNAAANALEKFVKNKRLELDGIFAANLYSTIGVVSALDDMRKGGIQVSVKFVGFDTSKKLVEELQAGRIDALVAQNPERMGYLAVETLYKVVRKQKVPATVDTGTVLVTRENLENDAAVRKLVGLQ comes from the coding sequence ATGCGTTTTTTACTTTCCGCACTGGCGAGCTGCTTTTTATTCGGCTCCACCTTTGTCAACAACGCAGCCGACAAAGTCACACTGGCTGCAATCCCGAAGAGCACAGGCGGCGAGTTCTGGGAGACGGTTGCCAAAGGCGCGCGACAGGCAGCTGCCGATCTCGGCGTCACCCTCAAGTGGGAAGGCACGGTCACGGAAACCGAGATTGCCGAGCAGAACAAGATTATCGAGAACATGGTGAACCTCGGCGTTGATGGCATCGCGCTCGCCCCCTTGAACCAGCGCGCGATGCGCAAGCAGGTTGAGAACGCCGTCAAGGCAGGCATCCCCGTGGTGGTCTTCGATTCGGGCGTTGATGGCACCGCGCATTCGAGCTACGTCGCAACCGACAACAAAAACGGCGGAGTTATTGGCGCACGCGAACTGATCCGGCTTATCGGCGACAAGCCAGGCGCACAAGTGATGTGCATGCGTTTTGTGCAGGGCACTGGCAGCACGGAAGCCCGATCGGAAGGTTTTATCCAGACCATCAAGGCATCGGGACTGAAAGTGGCCGCGGATCCTTACCCTGACACCGGCACGATTGAAGGCTGTAAAAACGCGGCAGCAAACGCGCTTGAGAAATTCGTAAAAAATAAGCGGCTGGAACTGGACGGCATCTTCGCAGCGAATCTGTATTCCACAATCGGAGTGGTTTCCGCCCTGGACGACATGCGCAAGGGAGGCATCCAGGTGAGCGTGAAGTTCGTCGGGTTTGACACTTCCAAGAAACTGGTCGAGGAGCTGCAGGCGGGACGAATTGATGCGCTGGTCGCGCAGAATCCAGAACGCATGGGATATCTCGCGGTCGAGACGCTTTACAAGGTTGTGCGAAAACAGAAGGTCCCGGCAACGGTTGATACGGGCACCGTTCTGGTGACTCGCGAGAACCTTGAGAACGACGCCGCCGTGCGCAAGCTGGTTGGGCTGCAGTAA
- a CDS encoding sugar ABC transporter ATP-binding protein, which yields MSLRLEMRGVRRSFGATKALRGVEVSVAPGEVMALVGENGAGKSTLMKILSGAIPPDDGEMLLDGVPYVPGNPLHARTCGVAMIYQELALAPHLSVMENILLGIEPTRAGLFINWRAMRAHAERALGEVGLSGIDPLLPVHRLSLAQQQLVEIARAVALDCRVLVLDEPTSSLTARDIEKLFALIRRLRGKGISIIYISHFLEEVRTVSDRFTVLRDGETVGSGFTKDTPNEKIIALMVGRDVDDLYPRSKRRPGDALLKVCDLGGVQKPRGASLELHRGEVLGVFGLVGAGRTELMRAVFGLDPVVKGTVTVGSYSGAATPGRRWSQGVGMISEDRKTEGLALGLSIADNLTLSRLAGLGPLGLVFPSRQNAACAPWIKKIPIKCQGPEQRINGLSGGNQQKVAIARLLHADVDVLLLDEPTRGIDVGSKAQIYQLIDELAARGKAVLMVSSYIPELLGTCDRIAVMSRGLLSDARAREEWDERGLLSAAIGQDN from the coding sequence ATGTCGCTCCGCCTGGAAATGCGTGGTGTGCGCCGCAGCTTTGGCGCAACGAAAGCCTTGCGCGGTGTTGAAGTAAGCGTCGCGCCTGGCGAAGTCATGGCGCTCGTCGGAGAAAATGGAGCGGGGAAAAGCACACTCATGAAGATCCTGTCGGGGGCAATCCCGCCCGACGACGGCGAGATGCTGCTGGACGGCGTTCCATACGTTCCCGGAAATCCACTCCACGCGCGGACGTGCGGCGTGGCAATGATTTATCAGGAACTCGCGCTGGCTCCCCACCTGTCCGTGATGGAGAATATTCTGCTCGGCATCGAGCCAACGCGCGCAGGGCTCTTCATAAACTGGCGCGCGATGCGGGCACATGCCGAACGCGCCCTGGGTGAAGTCGGCTTAAGCGGCATTGATCCTCTGCTGCCCGTGCATCGCCTTTCGCTGGCGCAGCAACAACTTGTCGAGATCGCCCGCGCCGTGGCCCTCGATTGCCGTGTTCTTGTTCTGGATGAACCAACGAGTTCGCTGACCGCACGCGACATCGAGAAACTGTTCGCGCTCATCCGCCGGCTGCGAGGAAAGGGAATTTCAATCATCTACATTTCGCACTTCCTTGAGGAGGTGAGAACCGTTTCAGATCGATTCACGGTTTTGCGTGACGGAGAAACGGTGGGCAGCGGTTTCACCAAAGACACGCCCAATGAAAAGATCATCGCCCTCATGGTGGGAAGGGATGTCGACGATTTATATCCGCGCTCAAAACGCCGGCCGGGCGACGCACTGCTTAAGGTCTGCGATCTCGGGGGCGTTCAGAAACCCAGAGGTGCTTCACTGGAATTGCATCGCGGAGAGGTGCTGGGCGTGTTCGGACTGGTGGGAGCAGGAAGAACCGAACTCATGCGCGCGGTCTTTGGTCTGGATCCCGTTGTGAAAGGCACTGTGACCGTGGGCAGTTACAGCGGAGCCGCAACACCCGGCCGCCGGTGGTCACAGGGCGTCGGGATGATCAGCGAGGATCGCAAGACAGAAGGCCTGGCTCTCGGCTTGAGCATTGCTGACAACCTGACCCTATCCCGGCTCGCGGGCCTGGGTCCATTGGGGCTGGTGTTTCCCTCGCGGCAGAACGCTGCATGCGCTCCCTGGATCAAGAAAATCCCGATCAAATGCCAGGGCCCCGAACAGCGCATCAATGGCCTGTCAGGCGGCAACCAGCAGAAAGTGGCGATCGCGCGCCTGCTGCACGCCGACGTGGACGTGCTGTTGCTCGACGAACCGACTCGCGGGATCGACGTCGGATCGAAAGCGCAGATCTACCAGTTGATCGATGAGCTGGCAGCGCGGGGCAAGGCAGTCCTGATGGTCAGCAGCTACATTCCAGAACTTCTGGGCACTTGCGATCGCATCGCCGTGATGTCACGCGGGCTGCTCAGCGACGCCCGCGCTCGCGAAGAATGGGACGAACGCGGCCTGCTTTCGGCAGCGATTGGACAGGACAACTGA
- a CDS encoding VPDSG-CTERM sorting domain-containing protein, which yields MKTNLLAVITVSTCLNALAVPVNITRFDGQSGNGGGVWGASNGLGSALEDNETEPTTATGDEWDLEALVYNPASSRLSVVGTFDFVKGVDVSPAHTVVYGAIFVKSLSAATWSHAYVLDFNGQTYSLYDNFTTVAPTDVLASGPYTIDTATANLLGSGSFDYATGVADPFALGLQRESGFGHNQIDLDLSLLGGMLNAFDIHTTMTCGNDTLEGQFVATNNVPDAGSTALLLSVGVLAFGVLRRQH from the coding sequence ATGAAAACAAATCTCCTCGCGGTCATCACGGTTTCCACGTGCCTCAACGCACTTGCCGTTCCCGTTAACATCACGCGGTTTGACGGCCAGTCGGGTAATGGAGGAGGCGTCTGGGGCGCCAGCAACGGATTGGGATCCGCCCTTGAAGATAACGAAACGGAACCCACCACCGCCACTGGCGACGAGTGGGATCTTGAAGCCCTCGTTTACAATCCTGCGAGCAGCCGGTTGTCCGTGGTTGGAACCTTCGACTTCGTCAAGGGCGTCGATGTGAGCCCTGCCCACACCGTGGTTTACGGCGCGATTTTTGTGAAATCGCTCTCAGCCGCGACATGGAGCCATGCCTACGTTCTCGATTTCAACGGCCAGACCTACTCGCTCTACGACAACTTCACCACTGTGGCGCCCACAGACGTGCTTGCGTCTGGCCCTTACACGATCGACACGGCAACGGCCAATCTGCTGGGCAGTGGAAGCTTTGATTACGCTACGGGCGTTGCCGATCCATTTGCCCTGGGACTGCAGCGGGAGAGCGGCTTTGGTCACAATCAGATCGATCTCGATCTTTCATTGCTGGGCGGGATGCTGAACGCATTCGACATTCATACGACCATGACGTGTGGGAACGACACGCTGGAAGGACAGTTCGTGGCAACGAACAACGTTCCCGATGCAGGATCCACCGCGCTCCTGCTGAGCGTTGGCGTGTTAGCGTTCGGAGTTCTGCGACGGCAACATTGA
- a CDS encoding ABC transporter permease, with protein MTATPDATPPALSRSRVLLSKWGNILGRFLALIIVFTFFAVLVEDGKFYTVRNLENILRQSCVYATAGLGLTLVIIAAGIDLSAGSLIALSVVVVAWVLNLNIGAPGSEQSIVLAHPTLAPILAVGAGILASTLAGLANGAMVVGLRLVPFIVTLGTMGMIRGLAKGIAHERDIYPPEETWISSIMDPTLSRADQTWQILPTGVWILIGGVIVSSLLLRYMRLGRHIFAVGSNEETARLCGVPVHRTKLLVYTASGFFCGVAGLMQFSYIGGIGQPTTAVMYELFVIAAVIIGGASFKGGEGSIIGTLIGALTITILYMGGQQMGWPKWVQEMVIGGIIIIAVAVDRFRHRRIE; from the coding sequence ATGACAGCAACTCCTGACGCAACACCACCCGCCCTTTCGCGATCCCGTGTTCTGCTTTCGAAGTGGGGAAACATTCTGGGGCGGTTTCTCGCGTTGATCATCGTCTTCACTTTCTTTGCCGTGTTGGTCGAGGACGGGAAATTCTACACCGTCCGCAATCTCGAGAACATCCTGCGGCAAAGTTGCGTTTACGCCACAGCGGGCCTGGGCCTGACGTTGGTGATCATCGCAGCCGGCATTGATTTGTCGGCGGGATCATTGATCGCGTTGTCGGTGGTGGTCGTCGCGTGGGTTCTCAACTTGAATATTGGCGCACCGGGCAGCGAACAATCGATTGTGCTGGCGCACCCCACGCTGGCTCCGATTCTCGCGGTCGGCGCGGGCATATTGGCGAGCACACTCGCGGGCCTGGCGAATGGGGCAATGGTCGTCGGGTTGCGGCTGGTGCCATTCATCGTGACATTGGGCACCATGGGCATGATCCGCGGCCTCGCAAAGGGCATCGCCCACGAGCGCGATATTTATCCACCCGAAGAAACCTGGATCAGCTCGATCATGGATCCCACGCTCTCCCGCGCTGACCAAACATGGCAAATCCTTCCCACAGGAGTCTGGATCCTCATTGGCGGAGTCATCGTTTCATCGCTGCTCTTGCGCTACATGCGCCTGGGCAGGCACATCTTCGCAGTCGGATCCAATGAAGAAACCGCGCGCCTGTGCGGCGTTCCTGTGCATCGAACGAAGCTGCTCGTCTACACTGCTTCTGGATTTTTCTGCGGCGTCGCCGGGCTGATGCAATTCTCTTACATCGGGGGCATCGGCCAGCCAACAACTGCCGTGATGTACGAGTTGTTTGTGATCGCGGCAGTGATCATTGGAGGCGCGAGCTTCAAAGGCGGCGAAGGTTCCATCATTGGGACGCTGATTGGCGCCCTTACCATCACCATCCTGTACATGGGTGGACAGCAGATGGGCTGGCCAAAGTGGGTTCAGGAAATGGTCATTGGCGGAATCATCATCATCGCTGTTGCAGTCGATCGTTTCCGGCATCGCAGGATCGAGTGA